The Rhopalosiphum maidis isolate BTI-1 chromosome 1, ASM367621v3, whole genome shotgun sequence genome has a segment encoding these proteins:
- the LOC113549823 gene encoding zinc finger protein Elbow-like codes for MIMSNENQYLRPDYLTPLPSLDAKNSPLALLAQTCSQIGSDAPAPQNGKTNSDKIGNHHKKTSSSLSSTSSSSSDHGGGGGGGGRDKRSPSLSSSSSSSCSNSGSPPGRTSVVHNHLQPTPITPVTTTARSSFKPYESCVLRPAAEVAAAAAAAAAATTNATSISLDATIRRATPVAIGGAGDRCSSKESASSRKSPAEDAAAASRKHGEQSHNKHSSSSAASVAALMAAAGYPSAHHHPQLSAHPHHHHHMAALGGSPLMSPYFRSGAGAPPLPCRDPYCAGCQLAAHLAAGKQPPQPAATCPAGCTQCDASPKTVAAAAAAAAAAHHHHQQSAAHHQHQQQHQQQHHHHTMAAAYAHAQLAALAAAASQLPYVCSWMGADLPSYCGKRFGTSDELLQHLRTHTSDPAAALPLLQRSYPTPPLSPSAAAAVSRYHPYASGKHHSPYGFPSGYPSSPLAMPPHPGLLPPYFPAVAYSPYAAAAAAAAAPRLGTSPHT; via the coding sequence TTGGACGCCAAGAACAGTCCACTGGCGCTGTTGGCGCAGACTTGCAGTCAGATCGGATCCGACGCACCGGCGCCGCAGAATGGCAAGACAAACTCGGACAAGATTGGCAACCACCACAAGAAGACGTCGTCGTCACTCTCTTCGACGTCATCGTCATCTTCCGACCACGGAGGCggtggtggcggtggcggcCGAGACAAGCGTTCGCCGTCGctttcgtcgtcgtcgtcgtcgtcctgTTCGAACAGCGGTTCGCCGCCCGGCCGGACGTCGGTAGTCCACAACCACCTGCAGCCGACCCCGATCACTCCCGTCACCACCACGGCCCGGTCGAGTTTCAAACCGTACGAATCGTGCGTTCTCCGACCGGCCGCCGAAGTGGCCGCGGCtgcagccgccgccgccgccgccaccaccaACGCCACGTCGATCAGCCTGGACGCGACCATAAGGAGAGCGACGCCCGTGGCCATCGGTGGCGCCGGTGACCGGTGCAGCAGCAAAGAGAGCGCTTCGAGTCGCAAGTCGCCGGCAGAAGACGCGGCCGCCGCGAGCAGAAAACACGGCGAACAATCGCACAACAAAcattcgtcgtcgtcggccgCATCGGTGGCCGCTCTGATGGCAGCCGCCGGTTACCCGTCGGCGCACCACCACCCACAGTTGTCCGCGCACCCACATCACCATCACCACATGGCGGCGTTGGGCGGATCGCCCCTCATGAGCCCCTATTTCAGATCTGGCGCCGGGGCGCCGCCACTGCCGTGCCGCGACCCGTACTGCGCGGGTTGCCAGCTGGCCGCTCACTTGGCCGCCGGCAAACAACCACCACAGCCGGCGGCCACGTGCCCGGCCGGTTGCACGCAATGCGACGCCAGCCCGAAGACGGTGGCGGCCGCGGCCGCTGCCGCCGCAGCCGCTCACCACCATCACCAACAGTCCGCTGCTCATCACCAACACCAACAGCAGCACCAGCAGCAACACCACCATCACACGATGGCCGCGGCGTACGCACACGCCCAACTGGCCGCGCTGGCCGCGGCCGCCAGCCAATTGCCGTACGTGTGTTCGTGGATGGGCGCCGACCTGCCGTCGTACTGCGGCAAGCGATTCGGCACGTCCGACGAGCTGCTCCAACACCTGCGCACGCACACCTCCGACCCCGCGGCCGCGCTGCCGCTGTTGCAGCGCTCGTACCCGACGCCGCCGCTCAGCCCGTCGGCCGCCGCGGCCGTCAGCCGGTACCACCCGTACGCGTCCGGCAAACATCACTCGCCGTACGGTTTCCCGTCCGGTTACCCGTCCTCGCCGCTGGCTATGCCGCCACATCCGGGCCTGTTGCCGCCGTACTTCCCGGCCGTCGCCTACTCGCCGTACGCCGCCGCAGCCGCAGCCGCTGCCGCCCCGCGACTGGGAACGTCGCCACACACATAA